A single window of Pontibacillus chungwhensis DNA harbors:
- the codY gene encoding GTP-sensing pleiotropic transcriptional regulator CodY, translating to MKLLDRARNINSMLQKTTGKSVNFNDMSETLRDAIGANTYIVSRRGKLLGFAIKQEIENDRMKSMLAERQFPEEYTQNLFSINETTPNLNIDHPLTAFPVENRELFQQGLTTVVPIIGGGERIGTLILSRLTESFNDDDLLLGEYGATVVGMEILHEKTEEIEMEARSKAVVQMAISSLSYSELEAIEHIFEELEGNEGLLVASKIADRVGITRSVIVNALRKLESAGVIESRSLGMKGTYIKVLNNKFLVELQNMRLN from the coding sequence ATGAAATTATTAGATCGCGCACGCAATATTAACTCAATGCTACAGAAAACAACAGGTAAATCGGTAAACTTTAACGATATGTCTGAGACACTTCGTGATGCTATCGGAGCGAACACTTATATCGTAAGTCGAAGAGGTAAACTGTTAGGTTTCGCTATTAAACAAGAAATTGAAAATGATCGCATGAAAAGTATGTTAGCTGAACGTCAGTTTCCAGAAGAATATACGCAAAACCTATTCTCTATTAATGAAACGACACCTAACTTAAACATTGATCATCCTCTAACCGCTTTTCCGGTGGAGAATCGTGAATTATTCCAACAAGGTCTAACGACTGTTGTACCCATTATTGGAGGCGGAGAGCGCATTGGAACTCTTATCCTAAGTCGTTTAACAGAAAGTTTCAATGATGACGATCTTCTTCTAGGCGAGTACGGTGCTACAGTAGTAGGTATGGAAATCCTTCATGAGAAAACAGAAGAGATTGAAATGGAAGCTAGAAGTAAAGCGGTTGTTCAAATGGCAATCAGCTCATTATCTTACAGTGAGTTAGAGGCAATTGAACACATCTTTGAGGAATTAGAAGGTAATGAAGGATTGCTCGTTGCTAGTAAAATTGCAGATCGTGTAGGAATTACTCGCTCTGTTATCGTCAATGCTCTACGTAAGCTAGAGAGTGCTGGTGTAATTGAGTCCCGTTCCCTAGGAATGAAAGGTACGTATATCAAAGTATTGAACAACAAATTCCTTGTCGAATTGCAGAATATGCGCTTAAACTAA
- the flgB gene encoding flagellar basal body rod protein FlgB codes for MSMFGGTIQTLQQSMDYASLKNKTISNNIANVDTPNYKAKDVQFKNVLSQEMGSFDAKRTNSKHIPFSSTGSSPFSVTLNRNTEYNHNGNNVDVDQEMSDLAKNQIYYQALVDRLNGKFRSLESVIKGGR; via the coding sequence ATGTCCATGTTCGGTGGAACAATCCAAACGTTACAACAATCCATGGATTATGCCTCACTTAAGAACAAAACAATATCTAATAACATCGCAAATGTAGATACTCCAAACTATAAAGCCAAAGATGTACAGTTTAAAAATGTACTAAGTCAGGAAATGGGTTCGTTCGATGCTAAAAGAACCAACAGTAAACATATTCCTTTTTCTTCTACTGGTTCTTCCCCTTTTTCTGTTACTTTAAACAGGAATACTGAATACAATCATAATGGAAATAATGTTGACGTTGATCAGGAAATGTCAGACCTTGCTAAAAATCAAATCTATTATCAGGCACTAGTGGATCGCTTGAACGGTAAATTTAGAAGCTTAGAGTCTGTTATTAAAGGTGGGAGATAA
- the flgC gene encoding flagellar basal body rod protein FlgC → MGIFNSFNASASALTAQRLRMDVISSNLANAETTRASQTEDGQWQPYRRKMVEFQPKGETFQSHLQMAMGASSTPAEGVEVSEIQKDDSPFKMVFNPNHPDANENGYVAMPNVDPLKEMVDLMSTTRSYEANVTAMNASKSMLMKALEIGR, encoded by the coding sequence ATGGGGATCTTTAATTCATTTAACGCGAGTGCCAGTGCACTAACGGCTCAACGATTAAGAATGGACGTAATTTCATCTAATCTAGCAAATGCGGAAACAACAAGGGCCAGTCAGACAGAAGATGGCCAGTGGCAGCCTTACAGAAGAAAAATGGTGGAGTTTCAACCTAAAGGAGAAACATTTCAGTCTCATTTACAAATGGCTATGGGAGCAAGTAGTACCCCTGCTGAAGGAGTCGAAGTGTCTGAGATCCAGAAGGATGATTCTCCTTTTAAAATGGTGTTTAACCCTAATCACCCTGATGCAAATGAAAATGGTTATGTGGCGATGCCGAACGTCGACCCTTTAAAGGAAATGGTCGACTTAATGAGTACAACCAGGTCCTATGAAGCAAATGTTACCGCGATGAATGCGAGTAAAAGCATGCTTATGAAAGCGTTAGAAATTGGACGTTAA
- the fliE gene encoding flagellar hook-basal body complex protein FliE yields MDPIALQAGQVNLQTSQMQKKISPNEAQSAFATSLKNAIHSVNDAQVQSNLKTEQLAKGEIDNLHDVMITAKKASITLQTAVEVQGKAVDAYKEIMRMQV; encoded by the coding sequence ATGGATCCAATTGCTCTACAGGCAGGACAAGTAAATTTACAAACATCCCAAATGCAAAAGAAAATTTCGCCTAACGAGGCTCAATCGGCATTTGCTACTAGTTTGAAAAATGCTATACATAGCGTTAATGATGCCCAAGTCCAATCTAATTTAAAAACCGAACAACTTGCTAAAGGTGAAATAGATAATCTCCATGACGTAATGATTACAGCCAAAAAAGCTAGTATTACATTGCAAACGGCTGTAGAAGTACAAGGTAAAGCGGTAGATGCATACAAGGAGATTATGAGAATGCAAGTATAA
- the fliF gene encoding flagellar basal-body MS-ring/collar protein FliF — MMFSTGAIMREKLQYYKEKSSEFWKGRSLPQKILMVGAVISLIALIVGASLFASNPKLVPLYNDLSVQEVGQIKEELDARGVKYELGNQGTTVMVPETSVDGLLVDLAAQGLPDSGSIDYGFFSDNTSWGMTDNEFGVMKIDAMQTELSNLMKQIEGIENAKVMINMPEEKIFVGEEKQTASASIVVNVNKGYQLKEDQIQSLYHLVSKAIPNLPTDNIAIMDQNFKYFDPKKSSSIASGQSYEYQQSVKDDIQNDIQRRVQQMLGMMMGQDKVMVSVTADVDFTQENRTENLVQPAEDGEEGLPVSVERITETYTGDPGDVNAGGTVNNGNDVPTYQGDGEEGTNGDYEMMKETINNEFNRIQRNIVESPYKIRDLGIQVAVDQNKDSAENGAIQQLSAAEQATLSESITSILSSIVSTSIDQEFGPVEPENKVSIVFQEFNGKPEFNSEPSPTIPVWVYIAGGILLVVVASLIWVLSRRRKQQDLEAENYVERERTPVEVPAMEEPEETESSVRRKQLERMAKEKPEDFAKLLRSWIAED, encoded by the coding sequence ATGATGTTTAGCACGGGGGCTATTATGAGAGAAAAGCTACAATATTATAAAGAAAAATCTAGCGAATTTTGGAAAGGGCGAAGTTTGCCTCAAAAAATTCTGATGGTTGGAGCTGTTATCAGTCTGATCGCTTTAATTGTTGGAGCAAGCCTTTTTGCTTCTAATCCGAAACTTGTGCCTCTTTACAATGATTTATCCGTCCAGGAAGTAGGGCAAATTAAAGAGGAGTTAGATGCTAGAGGAGTTAAATATGAGTTAGGAAATCAAGGAACGACGGTAATGGTTCCCGAAACTTCAGTAGATGGGTTATTGGTCGATTTAGCTGCCCAGGGTCTACCTGATAGTGGAAGCATTGACTACGGATTCTTCAGTGATAACACTTCTTGGGGGATGACGGATAATGAGTTTGGCGTCATGAAAATTGATGCTATGCAAACCGAATTGTCTAACTTGATGAAGCAAATTGAAGGAATCGAAAATGCAAAAGTCATGATTAATATGCCAGAGGAAAAGATCTTCGTAGGTGAAGAGAAACAGACAGCTTCAGCTTCCATCGTTGTGAACGTAAATAAAGGTTATCAACTAAAAGAAGATCAAATCCAATCGTTATATCACCTCGTTTCTAAGGCGATACCAAATCTCCCTACAGATAATATCGCCATTATGGACCAAAACTTTAAGTATTTTGACCCAAAAAAATCTAGTTCAATAGCCTCAGGTCAATCTTATGAGTATCAACAATCGGTTAAAGATGATATCCAAAATGATATTCAAAGAAGAGTTCAGCAGATGCTAGGCATGATGATGGGACAAGATAAAGTAATGGTGTCCGTCACAGCTGATGTCGATTTCACACAGGAAAATCGCACAGAAAACCTTGTACAACCTGCAGAAGATGGCGAAGAAGGATTGCCGGTTAGCGTCGAACGTATCACAGAAACATATACAGGTGACCCTGGTGATGTAAACGCAGGGGGAACTGTGAATAATGGAAACGATGTCCCAACTTATCAAGGTGATGGTGAAGAGGGGACAAACGGCGATTATGAAATGATGAAAGAGACGATCAATAATGAATTTAACCGAATTCAGAGAAATATCGTAGAATCTCCATATAAAATTAGAGATCTAGGTATACAGGTAGCAGTTGACCAGAATAAAGATAGCGCGGAAAATGGCGCCATTCAACAGCTTTCAGCAGCTGAACAAGCTACTCTTTCTGAGAGTATTACATCTATATTGAGTTCTATTGTATCAACGAGTATTGATCAAGAATTTGGTCCGGTTGAACCAGAGAATAAAGTTTCGATCGTGTTTCAGGAATTCAATGGTAAGCCGGAATTTAATTCGGAACCTTCCCCTACTATTCCGGTTTGGGTATATATAGCAGGAGGAATTTTACTCGTTGTTGTTGCAAGCTTAATTTGGGTTCTATCCAGAAGAAGAAAGCAACAAGATTTAGAAGCCGAAAACTATGTGGAACGAGAGCGAACTCCAGTAGAGGTCCCTGCTATGGAGGAACCTGAAGAGACGGAAAGTTCAGTAAGACGTAAGCAACTCGAACGTATGGCGAAAGAAAAACCAGAAGACTTCGCGAAATTATTACGTTCATGGATCGCAGAAGATTAG
- the fliG gene encoding flagellar motor switch protein FliG, which translates to MAKQKTGLTGRQKAAVLLISLGPDVSAQVYKHLTEEEIEKLTLEISSVKKVEPNQKEEILDQFHQIALAQDYISQGGIGYAKTVLEKALGDKEASAIINRLTSSLQVKPFDFARKADPSQILNFIQNEHPQTIALILSYLDSEQSAQILSELPQEMQADIARRIAIMDSTSPEVINEVEQILERKLSTTVTQDYTQTGGVEAVVNVLNGVDRSTERTILDSLEIQDPELAEEIKKRMFVFEDIVTLDNRAIQRVIRDVDNEDLMLSLKVASEEVKEVVFKNMSSRMSETFQEEMEYMGPVRLREVEESQTRIVSIIRRLEEVGEIVIARGGGDDIIV; encoded by the coding sequence ATGGCAAAGCAAAAAACAGGACTAACAGGTAGACAAAAAGCAGCCGTTCTCCTCATATCCTTAGGTCCAGATGTTTCTGCCCAAGTATATAAACATTTAACAGAAGAAGAAATTGAGAAGTTGACCTTAGAAATTTCTTCTGTAAAAAAAGTAGAACCGAATCAAAAGGAAGAGATTTTAGATCAATTCCATCAGATCGCTTTAGCGCAGGACTATATTTCTCAAGGGGGAATCGGCTATGCGAAAACAGTTCTAGAAAAAGCCCTTGGTGATAAAGAGGCTTCAGCGATTATCAATCGGTTAACATCATCTCTTCAAGTTAAGCCGTTTGATTTTGCGAGAAAAGCAGACCCTTCCCAAATTCTAAACTTTATTCAAAATGAGCATCCTCAAACGATTGCGTTAATTTTGTCTTATTTGGATTCAGAGCAGTCTGCTCAAATTTTGTCTGAGCTTCCTCAGGAAATGCAGGCAGATATAGCAAGAAGAATTGCAATCATGGACTCCACATCACCAGAAGTGATCAATGAAGTGGAGCAGATTCTTGAAAGAAAGCTCTCTACTACTGTTACACAGGATTATACCCAAACAGGTGGGGTAGAAGCGGTTGTGAACGTTCTTAATGGTGTTGACCGGAGTACTGAGCGCACGATTTTAGATTCCCTTGAAATTCAAGATCCTGAACTAGCAGAAGAAATTAAGAAACGGATGTTCGTATTTGAAGATATTGTCACCCTTGATAATCGAGCCATTCAACGTGTCATTCGTGATGTAGATAATGAGGACCTCATGCTATCTCTAAAAGTTGCTAGTGAAGAAGTTAAAGAAGTTGTATTTAAAAATATGTCCTCTCGCATGAGTGAAACCTTCCAAGAAGAAATGGAATATATGGGTCCTGTGCGACTACGTGAGGTAGAAGAATCACAAACCCGGATTGTGTCCATCATTAGAAGGTTAGAAGAGGTAGGGGAGATCGTCATTGCTCGTGGCGGAGGTGACGATATCATTGTTTAA
- the fliH gene encoding flagellar assembly protein FliH: MAEVTISLFNPENKGRVIGIKPVRPKPQSEASEQSSKLADSVMEEANQQKDYADQIVREAEEKSDRLLKETQEKIKSLQNDWEEEKVKLEQATKEDAFNKGFESGEQDAFKQYESLIEKAHTIIDQATQDYYAKIADSEETILHLSLKAASKIMNQTLTERPETFLPIVRAVIDEGNNTDELRIYVHPDQYEEVLAQKSELQLILDHQAELTIYPKTNLQPFQCYMESSYGRVDVSIDSQLEELRTKLFRLLEEAE; this comes from the coding sequence GTGGCGGAGGTGACGATATCATTGTTTAACCCGGAGAATAAAGGGCGTGTAATTGGGATAAAACCCGTTCGCCCGAAGCCTCAAAGCGAAGCTTCCGAACAATCTTCTAAGCTAGCAGATTCCGTTATGGAAGAAGCAAATCAACAAAAAGATTATGCTGATCAAATAGTTCGGGAAGCAGAAGAAAAGTCTGACCGTCTTTTAAAAGAAACACAAGAAAAAATTAAATCCCTGCAAAATGACTGGGAGGAAGAAAAGGTCAAACTCGAACAAGCAACAAAGGAAGATGCTTTTAATAAAGGGTTTGAGTCTGGTGAACAAGATGCTTTTAAACAATACGAAAGTCTTATTGAAAAAGCTCATACCATCATAGATCAAGCCACTCAGGATTATTATGCGAAGATTGCAGATAGTGAAGAAACTATCCTTCACTTAAGTTTGAAAGCTGCTTCAAAAATCATGAATCAGACTTTAACTGAACGTCCAGAAACTTTTCTCCCTATTGTGAGGGCGGTCATTGATGAAGGAAATAATACAGATGAGCTTCGAATTTATGTACATCCTGACCAATACGAAGAGGTGCTTGCACAAAAGTCCGAGCTCCAGCTTATTCTGGACCACCAGGCAGAACTAACGATTTATCCTAAGACAAACTTACAACCGTTCCAATGTTACATGGAGTCTTCTTATGGAAGAGTGGATGTGAGTATTGATAGTCAACTGGAAGAGTTAAGAACCAAACTATTTCGCCTGCTAGAGGAGGCTGAATAA
- the fliI gene encoding flagellar protein export ATPase FliI gives MRVRELLHSIDELETYKRYGKIIRVVGLMIESKGPEASVGEVVVIHSSPKRGETILAEVVGFTEEKVLLMPYSEITDIAPGCLVEATGEPLQVKVGRGMIGSVLDSLGRSMYESSSLKGLRPYPTDQSPPNPLSRPPIEEPIQVGVRSIDTLLTVGKGQRVGIFAGSGVGKSTLMGMIARNSGADINVIALIGERGREVREFIERDLGEEGLKKSIVVVATSDQPALMRIKGAYTATAISEYFRDLGFDVNLMMDSVTRVAMAQREVGLATGEPPTTKGYTPSVFAILPKLLERTGTNKNGSITAFYTVLVDGDDLNEPIADTVRGILDGHFVLDRKLAEQGQFPAINVLKSISRVMNHVAEQEHLDAAERMRSLLATYEENQELIQIGAYRKGSSREVDEAIQYHPQLISFLKQGTHEPVQNEEAIRQLIQTVGRGGSS, from the coding sequence GTGAGAGTCAGAGAATTGCTTCATTCAATAGACGAGCTTGAGACGTATAAGCGCTACGGGAAGATTATTCGAGTTGTGGGTTTAATGATTGAATCAAAGGGTCCAGAGGCGAGTGTCGGAGAAGTTGTAGTGATTCATTCAAGCCCTAAAAGAGGAGAGACAATCCTTGCAGAAGTGGTAGGGTTCACGGAAGAGAAAGTACTTCTTATGCCTTACTCAGAAATTACAGATATTGCTCCAGGTTGTTTAGTAGAAGCAACCGGCGAACCTCTTCAAGTCAAGGTCGGAAGAGGAATGATTGGTAGTGTATTGGATTCTTTAGGTAGGTCGATGTATGAGTCCTCCTCTTTAAAAGGATTAAGACCTTATCCGACAGATCAATCTCCTCCAAACCCTCTGTCAAGGCCTCCAATCGAAGAACCAATACAAGTAGGAGTGCGATCAATCGATACGCTATTAACCGTTGGAAAAGGTCAGCGTGTTGGAATATTTGCTGGTAGTGGAGTTGGAAAAAGTACACTCATGGGGATGATTGCTCGAAATAGTGGAGCGGATATTAATGTTATTGCCCTGATCGGAGAACGTGGTCGTGAGGTTCGAGAATTTATTGAGCGGGATCTAGGTGAAGAAGGATTAAAGAAATCAATCGTTGTAGTAGCAACATCCGATCAGCCTGCATTGATGCGGATAAAAGGAGCTTACACAGCTACGGCCATAAGTGAATACTTTCGTGATTTAGGGTTTGATGTGAATTTAATGATGGACTCCGTAACGAGGGTGGCTATGGCTCAGCGGGAAGTGGGGTTAGCAACTGGAGAACCACCTACCACAAAAGGATACACGCCCTCTGTATTTGCCATTTTACCGAAGTTACTTGAAAGAACAGGAACCAATAAGAACGGTTCCATTACAGCTTTCTATACTGTTTTAGTTGATGGTGATGATTTAAATGAACCGATTGCAGATACAGTACGAGGAATATTAGATGGTCACTTTGTTTTAGATCGGAAACTAGCTGAACAAGGTCAGTTTCCAGCCATAAATGTCTTGAAATCCATCAGTCGTGTTATGAACCACGTTGCAGAGCAGGAGCATTTAGATGCTGCTGAAAGGATGAGGAGTCTATTAGCCACATACGAAGAGAATCAAGAACTCATCCAGATCGGAGCATACCGAAAAGGAAGTTCGAGAGAAGTGGATGAAGCCATTCAATATCATCCTCAACTGATTTCCTTTTTAAAACAAGGAACACATGAACCTGTCCAAAACGAAGAGGCCATAAGGCAACTGATCCAAACAGTAGGGAGGGGTGGATCGTCATGA
- the fliJ gene encoding flagellar export protein FliJ translates to MTSLSTFHKLLDLKEQDKHVAQKNYQDSMDQFEDVATRLYQLLKKKENAEAYYEAEVQKGLSITALHSHHAYIEQLSQQIEEVQQVVQEARNNMNDKQGMLSESHIEYKKYELLINRKVEQQQIKVQTFEKQMMDEISVQQYINQGN, encoded by the coding sequence ATGACAAGCTTAAGTACTTTTCATAAATTGTTAGATTTGAAAGAACAAGATAAACATGTGGCTCAAAAGAATTATCAAGATTCCATGGATCAGTTTGAAGATGTAGCCACGCGTTTGTATCAATTGTTGAAAAAGAAAGAAAATGCAGAAGCTTATTATGAAGCAGAAGTTCAGAAAGGTTTAAGTATTACCGCGTTACATAGTCATCATGCATATATCGAGCAACTATCGCAGCAAATTGAAGAAGTTCAGCAAGTGGTTCAAGAGGCGAGAAATAACATGAATGATAAGCAAGGCATGCTCTCTGAATCACATATTGAATACAAAAAATACGAATTGTTGATTAATCGTAAAGTTGAACAACAGCAAATAAAAGTTCAAACGTTTGAGAAACAGATGATGGATGAAATATCAGTCCAACAATATATTAATCAAGGAAATTAG
- a CDS encoding MotE family protein — protein sequence MASLEEPKQKSSKFQWFVFVILIPLILAITVALIIMTVAGVNIFEKTKQFTNDIPVISTMVNQETEENQGDQTVELEATIEDQNAQLEELQSQLTVKDQKINELNNEIEKLTNQLNDKNMSDKNKEEVLSNLSSSFKNMDPEEAAAIVSKLDQVASVNLLEKLPNDERGKVLAALDPELAATITSALMSR from the coding sequence ATGGCTAGTTTAGAAGAGCCAAAACAAAAATCGAGTAAATTCCAGTGGTTTGTGTTTGTCATCCTAATTCCGCTTATCCTAGCTATAACTGTAGCTCTGATCATTATGACGGTGGCAGGAGTAAATATTTTTGAGAAAACAAAACAGTTCACAAATGATATACCCGTTATCTCTACAATGGTAAACCAAGAAACTGAAGAAAACCAAGGAGATCAAACGGTGGAATTAGAAGCCACAATAGAGGACCAAAATGCTCAATTAGAAGAGTTACAATCGCAATTGACTGTGAAAGATCAAAAGATTAATGAGCTTAACAACGAGATTGAGAAGCTTACGAATCAATTAAATGATAAAAACATGTCAGACAAGAATAAAGAAGAAGTATTATCCAACCTTTCCTCGTCATTCAAAAACATGGATCCTGAAGAAGCGGCGGCAATCGTTTCTAAACTTGATCAGGTGGCATCTGTTAATCTATTGGAAAAATTACCGAATGATGAACGGGGGAAAGTGTTAGCAGCTTTAGACCCTGAACTAGCTGCTACTATAACGAGCGCTCTTATGAGTAGGTGA
- a CDS encoding flagellar hook-length control protein FliK: protein MNGNVALLQQLGVKVNSKPTKNSPPPSSAFTNKLEAVLANVTKEGDGKPLYKNIREILDKETKLSSLDKELKSLLNDLQTILQSSNNDEVAFEDIIKGVKGSANWEVLSKKAKSNIKTLAASDDISIILNSLKEMLQPKSGFNEDPAESLESSIEQLVALDGWLANSNGNNVENVQLREMQKKIENITTDLITILQEFNTSKENSLISAFSLEGQLNPVFNSVDESKVNSESLRIIASNLKNTLQKLNQLRESHISDNTLKASAIYKELHSIAEQLLKMDKSGQTSFSEIKPSLEQLKNSKAVMGFEHALENLRKRSDLSVKNQYTHNASVTTKEFGKWIQNAWNRMGDKNDSIADASLKPTSFTSANDSMVMSKQEQMVIKLSPNTQSDQTMQKQLIEEFQKVMSRSRFSMNKAGSQLSIKLNPGSLGDMMVKMTQQNGEMMVKIMVTTQAAKDMLEGNMNQLRHMFSPNQVQVEKQDVTIQADQSFTFDKEQDHKEDERPQQEQEQNVTENEEEESIRFHDVLMNEKV from the coding sequence GTGAATGGAAATGTAGCATTGCTCCAGCAATTGGGTGTTAAGGTGAACAGTAAACCTACAAAAAATTCCCCACCGCCTTCCTCAGCTTTTACAAATAAGTTAGAAGCTGTACTTGCTAATGTTACCAAGGAGGGAGATGGGAAACCTCTTTATAAAAATATTAGAGAAATATTGGATAAAGAAACAAAGTTATCTAGTTTAGATAAAGAGTTAAAATCTCTCCTAAACGACCTTCAAACTATTCTACAATCAAGCAATAATGATGAAGTGGCTTTTGAGGATATTATTAAAGGCGTAAAAGGTAGTGCAAATTGGGAAGTGTTATCAAAAAAAGCGAAGAGTAATATTAAGACCTTGGCTGCTAGTGATGACATTAGCATTATTCTCAATTCTTTGAAAGAAATGCTTCAACCAAAGTCAGGTTTTAATGAAGACCCAGCTGAATCTTTAGAGTCCTCTATAGAACAATTGGTGGCGCTAGATGGTTGGCTAGCAAACTCTAATGGCAATAATGTGGAAAACGTTCAATTGAGAGAAATGCAAAAAAAGATTGAAAATATTACCACCGATTTAATTACTATTTTACAAGAATTCAATACATCAAAAGAAAATTCATTAATATCCGCTTTTAGTCTAGAGGGACAGCTAAATCCTGTATTTAATTCTGTAGATGAGTCAAAAGTTAATAGTGAGAGCTTGAGAATAATAGCTTCAAATCTGAAAAACACCTTACAAAAGCTTAATCAGTTGAGGGAAAGTCATATTTCAGATAACACCTTGAAAGCATCAGCTATTTATAAAGAACTTCATTCCATTGCAGAGCAATTGCTTAAAATGGATAAGAGTGGGCAAACGAGTTTTTCTGAAATTAAACCCTCGTTGGAACAATTAAAAAATTCAAAGGCGGTAATGGGTTTTGAACATGCATTAGAAAATCTAAGGAAGCGTTCAGATTTATCTGTCAAAAACCAGTATACCCACAATGCCAGTGTCACTACTAAAGAATTCGGTAAGTGGATTCAAAATGCATGGAACCGAATGGGAGATAAAAACGATTCAATAGCAGACGCAAGTCTTAAACCAACCTCATTTACTAGTGCTAATGACAGCATGGTGATGTCTAAACAAGAACAAATGGTAATTAAATTAAGCCCAAATACTCAAAGCGATCAAACGATGCAAAAACAGCTCATAGAGGAATTTCAGAAAGTGATGAGCCGAAGTCGCTTTTCAATGAACAAAGCAGGATCTCAATTGTCTATTAAACTCAACCCCGGTTCGTTAGGGGATATGATGGTGAAAATGACGCAGCAAAATGGAGAAATGATGGTTAAGATCATGGTTACGACACAGGCAGCAAAAGATATGCTTGAAGGAAACATGAATCAGCTACGTCATATGTTTTCACCAAACCAAGTACAGGTTGAAAAGCAAGATGTAACGATTCAGGCAGATCAGTCTTTCACATTTGATAAAGAACAAGATCATAAAGAGGATGAAAGACCACAACAGGAACAAGAACAGAATGTAACTGAAAATGAAGAAGAGGAATCCATTCGTTTTCACGATGTATTAATGAATGAAAAGGTGTAG
- the flgD gene encoding flagellar hook assembly protein FlgD, producing the protein MTSIDPSLYLKSQQQTRTVDAGSNSMLGKDDFLKILMTQLQNQDPTSPMKDKEFISQMTSFSTLEQMTNMSSAIEKLSQAQNFAPIVKYSSMIGKQVSYEIVNENGTVTGAETSKVLAVTKKQDAIELELSNGQTISTERIKRVADQQEVGTTVNGKEDESV; encoded by the coding sequence ATGACTAGTATTGATCCATCGCTTTATTTAAAGTCACAGCAACAAACACGCACAGTTGATGCAGGAAGTAACAGCATGTTAGGGAAAGATGACTTCCTAAAAATCCTGATGACCCAACTCCAAAATCAGGATCCGACAAGTCCTATGAAAGATAAAGAATTTATTTCTCAAATGACGAGTTTCTCGACGCTTGAGCAAATGACAAACATGTCTTCTGCTATCGAGAAACTATCACAAGCCCAGAATTTCGCTCCGATCGTCAAGTACAGTTCGATGATTGGTAAACAAGTTTCCTACGAGATTGTAAATGAAAATGGGACCGTTACAGGTGCTGAAACGAGTAAGGTGCTAGCTGTTACAAAAAAACAAGACGCTATAGAACTGGAACTTTCCAATGGACAAACGATTTCAACAGAACGTATTAAAAGGGTCGCTGATCAACAAGAAGTGGGCACTACTGTTAATGGGAAAGAAGATGAATCTGTATAA
- a CDS encoding TIGR02530 family flagellar biosynthesis protein, whose amino-acid sequence MDPRIQSLHTHPLTIPSKKKASSVKEGGFQDALRQELSGIKLSKHAKQRLQERNLHISDAEWEAMANRMKEAKHKGVTDSLVLMKDKALVVSTKNNTVITAMNKKEATSQVFTNINGTIVMED is encoded by the coding sequence ATGGATCCAAGAATCCAGTCGTTACACACTCATCCGCTAACCATTCCGAGTAAGAAAAAAGCATCATCCGTAAAAGAAGGCGGCTTTCAAGATGCGCTTCGCCAGGAACTTTCTGGAATAAAGCTGAGCAAACACGCCAAGCAGCGATTACAAGAGAGAAATCTCCACATATCTGATGCAGAATGGGAAGCGATGGCAAACCGTATGAAGGAAGCGAAACATAAAGGGGTAACAGATTCCCTTGTGTTAATGAAGGATAAGGCACTTGTGGTCAGTACAAAAAACAACACGGTTATTACAGCCATGAATAAAAAAGAAGCGACTTCACAAGTATTTACGAACATTAATGGAACGATTGTGATGGAAGACTAG